One window of the Falco biarmicus isolate bFalBia1 chromosome 2, bFalBia1.pri, whole genome shotgun sequence genome contains the following:
- the C2H13orf42 gene encoding uncharacterized protein C13orf42 homolog, whose protein sequence is MFKKIHSIFQPNSHRRNVTDDIPYCDGTGSAVRLIRSTSMYVLGGEQEKISEPLKKCRSTTSIDSCSQPKEEDRDWMYSKTQDCLKYLQDLLALRKKYLDNINNLKSMHMAADSPTSTKLSTTGKKTFLPLPSKESSKASMERKGPQSGSDVREAIAFFDSVIADLDSERWWRVPDVDLPNVDVDFDVATSTSEHSLHSNWILRAPRRYSQDTAQTAKATNQSQRNSQRRATGSRKRLERHPMYLPKAVEGAYNTLKFKPKTRKKEY, encoded by the exons ATGTTCAAAAAGATCCATTCTATATTTCAGCCCAACTCCCACCGAAGAAATGTGACAGATGACATCCCTTACTGTGATGGCACAGGTTCTGCAGTGAGATTGATTCGCAGCACTTCTATGTACGTCCTTGGAGGTGAGCAGGAAAAAATTAGTGAAccactgaaaaaatgcagaagtacAACCAGCATTGACTCTTGCTCCCAACCAAAAGAGGAAGACAGAGACTGGATGTACTCTAAGACTCAAGACTGCTTGAAGTACTTACAGGATCTGTTAGccttgaggaaaaaatatcttgacaATATCAATAACTTGAAATCCATGCATATGGCTGCAGATTCCCCAACATCCACAAAATTATCCACAACTGGAAAGAAGACATTTCTTCCACTTCCTTCCAAAGAGTCTTCTAAG GCATCCATGGAGAGAAAAGGCCCACAGTCCGGTTCAGATGTAAGAGAAGCAATAGCTTTCTTTGACTCAGTTATTGCAGACCTGGATTCAGAGAGATGGTGGAGAGTTCCTGACGTGGATCTGCCAAACGTGGATGTTGATTTTGATG ttGCTACAAGCACAAGTGAACACAGTTTACATTCAAACTGGATCCTTCGTGCTCCCCGGAGATACTCACAGGATACTGCCCAAACAGCAAAGGCTACAAACCAATCGCAAAGAAACAGCCAGCGGAGAGCCACTGGCTCTAGGAAGAGGTTGGAAAGACATCCTATGTACTTGCCCAAAGCTGTGGAAGGGGCATATAACACTTTAAAATTTAAGCCCAAAACACGTAAGAAAGAATATTGA